One region of Armigeres subalbatus isolate Guangzhou_Male chromosome 3, GZ_Asu_2, whole genome shotgun sequence genomic DNA includes:
- the LOC134227414 gene encoding uncharacterized protein LOC134227414, translating to MVDISSIIEGSVKFRDGKKWKSRWCVMRKLSPVADCLHLQLYRDSKDRYKNGTTKASLSLQHFLGVESGFTLDKESNTIAIICQDVIVVLAFDTRERLIQWQVKISNNLGDDLQYLVLVSSAPPKAKLATGPARMHIQDHRFCLTTGVPPRLTGMWNIQHLRRYGVVDNRFCFEGGSSCGKGEGLYVFVTDLGDEITHTLKLASQGKLASKKRAAAKKLAALDSPRKGAESRCTNYNDEICTVHIESSTCSCRTPYWPSTESRDLDSNYGCGDTASVSEGHDSINDMDSFPRSTIANLERCMSCISKLGAPSMSRSSTVTGTPGAVAPTPAWHTITEHNNHINQSHISKTPALDRMSLCSHGSSNNSEYSIPRQTCAPSQQGPESWYEKVPATQFTCMNNRPTSPCQCCPPGRPPKPKEIPLHITAPLHSAMMTCKSPQANSHVGPYENYDIPKTPVAIDDNTSENYDTPKKIQEYLSKEAISSGRSEVGSYGNYDTPLSLGKAVCGCLNGSESQGMVKMEKELEGPRVDCTCNRVMSWADNWISLPLCKRGNGIENTGLHINKVKLSGEGRMPVVDASADNAIYATVDMTKKIRRRLEGACECNKNEFECMKDKKTTSNENYEDVEVLPEEQKANYANLEFEKSLENYENSKEVLQRAGLSLHDFEEEQKVCHKCGHLSAKTPEAKPEQQAVDKQENYMMMEPAKIKSKFPGYIPMSPAAPSATTDIDPPPASPTAPPLPFKSDLLKQRMNRIIGEKSASNPSLCGPAVDRSRKRIDDESRIPGSAMLKATTSPYTRKQLLDHSDLLPCDKRLSPRKRSASAESSRFLDECDEVESPLSGTASPSTETLRKPPTPTCNIEVRRSSSPCVHREAEPCSEPACCEKSAPVETEDEISASTNPSQNSQSVYIRRSESVPCKAQNRDSSSSNDSGVSTGSLRQRGTDFTEFELPLTTAMSARRHQRHVMPQQSCVHSSLPRRSKSFDPLRELSFQFQKVRVPEKSTSAEAEVPICPPKTKAYASPDIMAATTAPYIDSRSTSSGTSDMSDYIETLSLSSHSSSDTPEGMRHIRQATSTLRPRSGKEYQNIDRSILALTQPGSESAIKHPGTPSQLRGLLPCSANYANITPVPENAESPSPGYQSGSSPQEAQGQHFMFKNSS from the exons ACTGCCTCCACTTGCAGCTCTACAGAGACTCCAAAGACCGATACAAGAATGGAACAACCAAGGCTTCCCTCTCGCTGCAGCACTTTCTGGGCGTCGAGTCCGGTTTCACGCTGGACAAGGAGTCCAACACGATAGCAATAATCTGTCAGGATGTGATAGTAGTGCTCGCTTTTGACACCAGAGAAAGACTGATACAATGGCAG GTCAAAATATCCAACAACCTGGGCGACGACTTGCAATATCTGGTGCTGGTCTCGTCGGCGCCACCGAAGGCCAAACTGGCGACGGGACCAGCACGAATGCACATCCAGGATCATCGGTTTTGTCTGACGACGGGTGTTCCACCGCGGTTAACCGGCATGTGGAACATTCAACATCTAAG ACGGTACGGGGTAGTTGACAATCGGTTTTGCTTCGAGGGTGGCTCGAGCTGCGGCAAGGGCGAAGGTCTGTACGTTTTTGTGACAGATCTGGGTGATGAAATCACTCACACACTCAAGCTGGCATCACAGGGTAAACTAGCTAGCAAGAAGCGCGCGGCTGCCAAAAAGCTTGCAG CTTTGGACAGTCCTCGCAAGGGTGCGGAATCTCGCTGCACAAATTACAACGACGAGATCTGCACGGTTCATATCGAGAGTTCGACTTGCTCCTGTCGGACACCGTACTGGCCGTCGACGGAGTCCAGGGATCTGGATAGTAACTATGGTTGTGGAGATACGGCTTCAGTGTCCGAAGGGCACGATAGTATCAACGATATGGACTCATTCCCAAG GAGTACCATCGCCAATTTGGAGCGCTGCATGAGCTGTATTTCAAAACTGGGAGCTCCCTCAATGTCCCGTAGCTCGACGGTTACGGGAACGCCTGGAGCTGTGGCACCTACGCCAGCGTGGCACACAATCACCGAGCACAATAACCACATCAATCAATCGCACATCTCAAAAACACCAGCACTAGATAGGATGTCCCTTTGTTCCCACGGTAGCAGCAACAACTCCGAATACTCCATTCCCCGGCAAACTTGCGCTCCAAGTCAGCAGGGTCCCGAATCGTGGTACGAGAAGGTGCCGGCCACGCAATTCACATGTATGAACAATCGACCCACTTCCCCGTGTCAGTGTTGTCCACCGGGTCGACCACCGaaacccaaagaaattcctctaCACATAACAGCCCCCCTCCATTCCGCCATGATGACCTGCAAGTCTCCTCAGGCAAATAGTCACGTCGGTCCTTACGAGAACTACGACATACCAAAAACCCCTGTAGCCATCGATGACAACACTTCGGAAAACTACGATACACCTAAGAAAATACAAGAGTACCTGTCCAAGGAGGCGATCAGCAGCGGTAGGAGTGAAGTGGGTAGCTACGGCAACTATGATACACCTCTGTCGCTGGGCAAGGCCGTCTGTGGTTGTTTGAATGGATCGGAAAGTCAAGGCATGGTCAAGATGGAGAAGGAATTGGAAGGCCCACGAGTTGACTGTACCTGCAATCGAGTGATGTCCTGGGCTGATAACTGGATCTCATTACCGCTATGCAAACGGGGGAACGGAATTGAGAATACGGGTTTACACATCAATAAAGTTAAGCTAAGCGGTGAAGGTAGAATGCCGGTCGTCGATGCCAGCGCGGATAATGCCATCTACGCGACAGTAGACATGACGAAGAAAATTAGACGAAGATTGGAGGGTGCATGTGAATGCAACAAAAACGAGTTCGAATGTATGAAAGATAAGAAAACGACATCAAATGAAAATTACGAAGACGTGGAGGTCCTCCCCGAAGAACAGAAAGCAAACTACGCTAATTTAGAATTTGAGAAATCACTTGAAAActacgaaaattccaaagaagtgCTTCAAAGAGCCGGTCTCTCACTGCACGACTTCGAAGAAGAACAGAAAGTTTGCCACAAATGCGGTCACCTTAGCGCGAAAACCCCAGAAGCCAAGCCAGAACAGCAAGCAGTTGATAAACAGGAGAATTACATGATGATGGAACCTGCGAAAATCAAATCCAAGTTTCCTGGCTACATACCAATGTCTCCTGCGGCTCCATCGGCAACTACCGACATAGATCCACCACCAGCATCTCCCACTGCTCCACCTCTTCCTTTCAAGTCAGATCTTCTGAAACAACGAATGAACAGAATCATCGGTGAAAAGTCCGCTAGCAACCCAAGTCTTTGTGGTCCAGCGGTGGATCGAAGCCGCAAACGGATAGATGATGAGTCCCGAATTCCAGGAAGTGCCATGCTCAAAGCAACAACCAGTCCGTATACTCGCAAACAGCTGCTAGATCACAGTGATCTACTCCCATGTGATAAGAGGTTATCGCCGCGAAAGCGATCCGCGTCCGCTGAATCGTCTCGTTTCCTTGATGAGTGCGACGAAGTCGAAAGTCCCCTCAGTGGAACTGCATCTCCGAGTACGGAAACTCTACGGAAACCCCCGACCCCAACATGCAACATCGAAGTCCGGCGATCATCCTCACCATGTGTCCACCGAGAAGCGGAACCATGTTCCGAGCCAGCTTGCTGCGAGAAATCAGCTCCCGTCGAAACGGAAGACGAGATATCCGCTTCCACTAACCCTAGTCAAAACTCCCAATCTGTGTACATCCGAAGATCCGAAAGCGTTCCGTGCAAGGCACAAAACCGCGACAGCTCTAGCTCCAACGACTCGGGTGTTTCAACTGGATCTCTACGGCAGCGAGGTACAGACTTTACGGAATTTGAACTCCCTCTCACTACGGCCATGTCCGCCCGAAGACACCAACGGCATGTGATGCCCCAGCAGAGCTGCGTACACTCATCGCTCCCGCGGAGGTCAAAATCCTTCGATCCTCTGCGAGAACTATCATTCCAGTTCCAGAAGGTTCGTGTACCGGAGAAGAGCACATCCGCCGAAGCCGAGGTTCCGATTTGTCCTCCAAAGACGAAAGCTTACGCGAGTCCTGACATCATGGCGGCCACCACTGCACCGTACATCGATTCCCGAAGTACCAGCAGTGGCACTTCCGATATGTCCGACTACATTGAAACGCTATCGTTGTCGAGTCATAGCTCTTCGGATACGCCCGAGGGGATGAG GCACATTCGTCAGGCGACATCCACGTTGCGGCCACGATCCGGCAAGGAGTACCAAAACATCGACCGATCGATCCTGGCGTTGACGCAACCCGGTAGCGAATCGGCGATCAAGCATCCGGGAACGCCCTCGCAGCTACGGGGACTGTTGCCATGTTCGGCCAACTATGCCAACATCACGCCGGTTCCGGAAAACGCTGAATCGCCCAGTCCCGGCTACCAGAGTGGTAGCTCGCCGCAGGAAGCACAGGGTCAGCACTTCATGTTTAAG AACTCGTCTTAG